From Leptospira ellinghausenii, a single genomic window includes:
- the mutL gene encoding DNA mismatch repair endonuclease MutL, with the protein MGIIHSLSPDLINQIAAGEVIESTHSILKELIENSIDAGASKIEIATESAGLGRILVSDDGHGITKEDLPLAIKRYATSKIQNFHDLEHLFTFGFRGEALASIASVARLVIESGTEGNRTANRVVVEEGKIVSEEEIPFFQGTKIEIKDLFYNTPVRRKFLKTESGEEKKNRTRVQTMALGEPSISFRYVQNGKEVFFVQKEEPLERILSVYGENLRDHLLPVHTSRNGMTLRGFISHPDFYKSSRTGQFFFVNNRSVELKFSAQILKRCYGELLPSGAFPYAFLFFDLPREFVDVNVHPQKKEVRFLSEETITGILFQGITEVLRTSTPVEFLEMRRRLSMPIPYDKARSDSSFGEGGLGSGTSPYWGTQTEGSPLLGPSSIEGRSGFSLEGIGAGTNLHLLGENLSKHHLFVPKKHFGVIFETFILAEAEDGLYIIDQHTAHERIRYEEVLRDLKSKAYKSQSLLTPIRLELTKEEAEEMIAEKQRFSELGITLEPFSGGTILIREVPSYIDPGKETETILDLWERFKSKDPEEKELYDEMAKCVACRSAIKKGDQVSDPIIGELLQRLSYCENPSLCPHGRPTLIKLTRKDLETMFHRI; encoded by the coding sequence ATGGGCATCATCCATTCCCTTTCTCCCGACCTCATCAACCAAATTGCAGCGGGAGAAGTCATTGAATCCACACATTCCATCTTAAAAGAACTCATCGAAAATTCCATCGATGCAGGAGCTTCCAAAATTGAAATCGCAACGGAAAGTGCGGGCCTTGGCCGTATCCTTGTTTCCGACGATGGACATGGGATCACAAAAGAGGATCTACCTCTTGCCATCAAACGGTATGCCACAAGTAAAATCCAAAACTTCCATGACTTAGAACACCTATTTACCTTTGGGTTTCGGGGGGAGGCACTTGCCTCCATCGCTTCTGTGGCAAGGCTTGTGATTGAATCGGGTACCGAAGGAAACCGCACCGCAAACCGTGTGGTGGTAGAAGAGGGGAAAATTGTTTCCGAAGAAGAGATCCCTTTTTTCCAAGGGACAAAAATTGAAATTAAAGATTTGTTCTATAATACACCCGTTAGACGGAAATTTCTAAAAACCGAATCAGGGGAGGAGAAAAAAAATAGAACTCGAGTGCAGACAATGGCACTAGGAGAACCGAGTATTAGCTTTCGGTACGTACAAAATGGGAAGGAAGTTTTTTTTGTCCAAAAGGAAGAACCTTTGGAACGAATCCTTTCTGTGTATGGTGAAAATCTCCGTGACCATCTTTTGCCTGTCCATACAAGTCGGAATGGAATGACCTTACGAGGGTTTATCTCCCATCCGGATTTTTATAAATCATCAAGGACGGGTCAGTTCTTTTTCGTGAACAACCGTTCGGTGGAACTCAAATTTTCTGCTCAGATTTTAAAACGTTGTTATGGAGAGTTATTACCTAGTGGTGCCTTTCCCTATGCATTTTTGTTTTTTGACCTTCCTCGTGAGTTTGTGGATGTGAACGTTCACCCACAAAAAAAAGAAGTTCGGTTTTTATCGGAAGAAACCATTACAGGGATTCTCTTCCAAGGAATCACTGAGGTGTTACGCACTTCCACTCCCGTGGAATTTTTAGAAATGCGCCGAAGGTTATCGATGCCCATTCCCTATGACAAGGCTAGGAGTGATTCTTCGTTTGGTGAAGGTGGATTGGGCAGTGGGACCTCACCTTATTGGGGGACACAAACCGAAGGAAGTCCGCTTTTAGGTCCGAGTTCTATCGAAGGAAGGTCTGGATTTTCTCTGGAAGGGATTGGGGCTGGGACAAACTTACATTTGTTAGGTGAAAACTTATCCAAACACCATTTGTTTGTTCCGAAAAAACACTTCGGTGTGATTTTTGAAACCTTTATCCTGGCGGAAGCCGAAGATGGACTCTATATCATTGACCAACACACGGCCCACGAACGGATCCGTTATGAGGAAGTCTTACGGGATCTCAAATCCAAAGCTTATAAATCCCAAAGCCTACTCACTCCCATCCGTCTCGAGCTCACAAAAGAAGAAGCCGAAGAGATGATCGCTGAAAAACAAAGGTTTAGTGAACTTGGGATCACCCTCGAACCTTTTTCGGGAGGTACAATTCTCATCCGAGAGGTCCCATCTTACATCGATCCCGGGAAAGAAACAGAAACCATCCTCGACCTTTGGGAGCGGTTCAAGTCCAAAGACCCAGAAGAGAAAGAGTTGTATGATGAGATGGCCAAATGTGTGGCCTGTCGGTCAGCCATTAAAAAAGGGGACCAAGTATCAGACCCCATTATTGGGGAACTCTTACAAAGGCTATCGTACTGCGAAAATCCCTCCCTTTGCCCTCACGGCAGACCTACCCTCATCAAACTGACACGAAAAGACTTAGAGACCATGTTCCACAGGATCTAA
- a CDS encoding RNA polymerase sigma factor, which translates to MPRPLEGKNMTLREKEKILLQKIKAGDPTAYMTLVSPFRERLFRKAVSMVKDGDDAEDIVQDALISGYKSIQNFRAEAGVYTWLYRIVVNKSKDLLAKKKRGREKPMDDSGDNQFVDSRVGYEKKLELSEESSYLMSKIALLEDSYKQVLELRYFENLSYNEIAEIMECNVGTVKSRLFKAKEFLKHLIQKDEKGEGFFEK; encoded by the coding sequence ATGCCAAGACCCTTAGAAGGCAAAAACATGACCCTGCGTGAGAAGGAAAAAATCCTCCTCCAAAAAATCAAAGCAGGGGACCCGACTGCCTATATGACACTCGTCTCTCCATTCCGAGAGAGACTTTTCCGAAAAGCAGTTTCCATGGTCAAAGACGGCGATGACGCCGAAGACATTGTCCAAGATGCTCTCATTTCAGGTTACAAATCCATTCAAAACTTCCGTGCTGAGGCAGGTGTCTACACTTGGCTCTACCGCATTGTGGTGAATAAGTCCAAGGATCTACTTGCCAAGAAGAAACGTGGGCGTGAAAAACCCATGGATGACTCAGGTGATAACCAATTTGTGGATTCCCGTGTCGGATATGAAAAAAAATTGGAACTTTCTGAGGAATCAAGTTATCTAATGAGTAAGATTGCACTCTTAGAAGATTCCTACAAACAAGTCCTCGAACTTCGTTATTTTGAAAACCTTTCCTATAACGAAATTGCTGAGATTATGGAATGTAATGTAGGAACGGTTAAGAGTCGTCTCTTTAAGGCGAAGGAGTTTTTAAAGCACCTCATCCAGAAAGATGAAAAAGGAGAAGGGTTCTTTGAAAAATAG
- a CDS encoding LIMLP_12425 family protein: protein MNLKDWFRAQYPGLFPEDTDSVVLENKICSLFQHIKEKEDTILPRMSNDFDVRLLNLLESVSIDRPTEKTSFSFRDLIENRTVQYSFSAVMAVSLVFVLLNRSQSETSFTKNDSAGVVIEQNNYQYEPTSIDLSESYQKRVLLDHLRSAPGSVYGLRELELYYEKTGRDAAAEELHLLIESIER, encoded by the coding sequence ATGAATTTAAAAGATTGGTTTCGCGCACAATACCCAGGTCTCTTTCCAGAAGACACGGATTCAGTGGTTTTAGAGAATAAGATTTGTTCTCTTTTCCAACACATCAAGGAAAAGGAAGATACCATCCTGCCTCGAATGTCAAATGACTTTGATGTCCGATTGTTGAATCTCTTAGAATCAGTTTCCATCGATCGTCCCACAGAAAAAACCTCCTTCTCCTTCCGGGATCTCATTGAAAACCGAACCGTGCAGTATTCTTTTTCTGCTGTGATGGCAGTGAGTTTGGTATTTGTTCTCTTGAACCGTTCCCAATCGGAAACCTCATTCACAAAAAATGATTCTGCTGGTGTTGTGATTGAACAAAACAATTACCAATACGAACCAACAAGCATTGATTTAAGTGAATCTTACCAAAAACGAGTGTTACTCGATCATTTACGTTCGGCACCAGGTTCTGTGTATGGACTTCGCGAACTAGAGCTATACTATGAAAAAACAGGAAGGGATGCTGCGGCGGAAGAACTCCACCTCCTCATTGAATCCATAGAAAGATAA